From Methylomonas sp. EFPC3, a single genomic window includes:
- the recJ gene encoding single-stranded-DNA-specific exonuclease RecJ: MYLQSVKKVIVPRPEQVKNPHFGEMDPVLQRIFNSRGIQNAEQLDRGLARLPSPWLLSGMKAMAEHLLAALERQSKITVVADFDADGATSCALALKGLASLGAENLDFVVPNRFEYGYGLTPEIVELVKRQSPDVILTVDNGISSIDGVKAAKAAGFTVLITDHHLPGAELPAADAIVNPNLPDDKFPSRNIAGVGVMFYILMALRIRLRETHWFEKRRIAEPNLAQLLDYAALGTVADVVALDQVNRILVHQGLLRIRSGQCQPGIKALVEVAGKSLSAIHASDLGFAVAPRLNAAGRMDDMTLGIQCLLTNDAGLARDIAEQLHVLNQDRKEVEGQMKTEAMALLAEMKALDEQHVPAGVCLFDANWHQGVIGILAARIKDRVHRPVIAFAPAENGDIKGSARSIAGVHVRDVLSDIAAKHPQILTKFGGHAMAAGLTIKLHDYPHFALAFAETVAGKLANVDLQQKVYSDGELDERHLSLEFAETLRQAAVWGQAFPEPEFHGVFDVIQCRIVGQQHLKFVLRLPFGGQLLDAIAFFADHPEKWLGCRKINAAYKLDINEFRGQRSLQLLLHYLEKWE, from the coding sequence ATGTATCTGCAAAGCGTAAAAAAAGTCATCGTTCCCCGCCCGGAGCAGGTGAAAAATCCGCATTTCGGCGAGATGGATCCGGTGTTGCAACGGATTTTCAACAGCCGTGGCATTCAAAATGCCGAACAACTCGACCGCGGCTTGGCGCGTTTGCCCTCGCCGTGGTTGTTGTCCGGCATGAAAGCCATGGCCGAACACTTGCTTGCCGCCTTGGAGCGGCAAAGCAAAATCACTGTCGTGGCAGACTTCGATGCCGACGGCGCCACCAGTTGTGCGTTGGCGCTGAAGGGTTTGGCCTCGTTGGGGGCGGAAAACCTGGATTTCGTGGTCCCCAACCGTTTCGAATACGGTTACGGTTTGACACCGGAAATCGTTGAGCTGGTAAAACGGCAGAGTCCCGATGTCATTCTTACCGTCGATAACGGCATTTCCAGTATCGACGGCGTCAAAGCCGCGAAAGCCGCCGGCTTCACGGTACTGATCACCGACCACCATTTGCCCGGCGCAGAGCTGCCGGCAGCCGACGCCATCGTCAATCCGAATCTGCCCGACGATAAGTTTCCCAGCCGCAATATCGCCGGCGTCGGCGTCATGTTTTATATCCTGATGGCGTTGCGCATTCGTCTGCGGGAAACCCATTGGTTCGAAAAACGCCGAATTGCCGAACCCAATCTGGCCCAACTACTCGATTATGCCGCTTTAGGTACTGTGGCCGACGTGGTGGCGTTGGATCAGGTTAACCGGATTCTGGTGCATCAGGGCCTGTTGCGGATTCGTTCCGGCCAATGCCAGCCCGGCATCAAGGCTTTGGTGGAAGTGGCCGGGAAGTCGCTGTCCGCTATTCACGCCAGCGATTTGGGTTTTGCCGTTGCGCCGCGGCTGAACGCTGCCGGGCGGATGGACGACATGACCTTGGGCATCCAGTGCCTGTTGACCAACGACGCCGGCTTGGCACGGGATATCGCCGAACAATTGCATGTGCTGAACCAGGACCGCAAGGAAGTGGAAGGGCAGATGAAAACCGAAGCCATGGCTTTATTGGCCGAGATGAAGGCTTTGGACGAGCAGCATGTTCCAGCCGGGGTTTGCCTGTTCGACGCCAATTGGCACCAGGGGGTGATTGGGATTCTGGCGGCGCGGATCAAGGACCGCGTGCACCGGCCGGTGATTGCGTTCGCCCCGGCCGAGAACGGCGATATCAAAGGCTCGGCCCGGTCGATTGCCGGCGTGCACGTGCGCGACGTGCTCAGCGACATCGCCGCCAAGCATCCGCAGATTTTGACTAAATTCGGCGGCCACGCGATGGCGGCCGGCTTGACCATAAAGCTGCACGATTATCCCCATTTTGCGCTGGCCTTCGCCGAAACGGTGGCGGGCAAACTGGCAAACGTCGACTTGCAGCAGAAGGTTTATTCCGACGGCGAACTCGACGAACGCCATCTGAGCTTGGAATTCGCCGAAACCCTGCGCCAGGCCGCGGTGTGGGGGCAGGCGTTCCCGGAGCCGGAATTTCATGGCGTGTTCGACGTGATCCAATGCCGTATCGTCGGCCAGCAACACCTGAAATTTGTGCTGCGATTACCGTTCGGCGGGCAACTATTGGATGCGATTGCCTTTTTCGCCGATCATCCGGAAAAATGGCTCGGCTGCCGCAAAATCAACGCGGCGTACAAATTGGACATCAACGAATTTCGCGGTCAACGCAGCCTGCAACTGTTACTGCACTACTTGGAAAAATGGGAGTGA
- the thrC gene encoding threonine synthase: MAKPTRYTGLIDRYRDRLPVSDDTRIISLCEGDTPLIQLQNIPRLIGKDVDIYVKFEGLNPTGSFKDRGMTMAVTKAVEEGSQAIICASTGNTSAAAAAYAVRAGIRAFVLIPEGKIALGKLAQTMMYGAKIIQIKGNFDAGMAIVKEIADHAPVTIVNSINPYRLEGQKTAAFEIVDALGDAPDFHCLPVGNAGNITAYWKGYKEYSSDSATHKAVTKKRPVMCGYQAAGAAPFLAGHPIEHPETVATAIRIGNPQSWDGAWTAQKQSGGWFASFSDEQILAAQKMLSAYEGIFCEPASATSLAGALFDIGNGNIPEGSTIVCTLTGNGIKDPDTAIAQCRDDQPVTVEASLDAVKRAILDNM; the protein is encoded by the coding sequence ATGGCAAAACCCACACGCTACACCGGCCTGATCGATCGTTACCGCGACCGTTTGCCGGTCTCCGACGATACCCGGATCATTAGTCTTTGCGAAGGCGACACTCCGCTGATCCAACTGCAAAACATCCCGCGCCTGATCGGCAAGGATGTCGATATTTACGTCAAGTTCGAAGGCCTGAACCCGACTGGTTCCTTCAAGGACCGTGGCATGACCATGGCCGTGACCAAAGCGGTGGAAGAGGGCAGCCAAGCCATTATCTGCGCCTCGACCGGCAATACCTCGGCGGCGGCCGCGGCCTATGCCGTGCGCGCCGGCATTCGCGCCTTCGTGCTGATTCCGGAGGGCAAGATTGCGTTGGGCAAATTGGCGCAGACCATGATGTACGGCGCCAAGATCATTCAGATCAAAGGCAACTTCGATGCCGGCATGGCGATAGTCAAGGAAATCGCCGACCATGCGCCGGTGACCATCGTCAATTCGATCAATCCCTATCGGCTGGAAGGTCAAAAAACCGCGGCGTTCGAAATTGTCGACGCCCTGGGCGATGCGCCGGATTTTCACTGCCTACCGGTGGGCAATGCCGGCAACATCACCGCCTACTGGAAGGGTTATAAAGAATATTCTAGCGACAGTGCGACGCACAAAGCCGTGACCAAAAAACGACCGGTGATGTGCGGTTATCAAGCCGCCGGTGCCGCGCCGTTTCTGGCCGGCCACCCGATCGAACACCCCGAGACCGTCGCCACGGCGATACGGATCGGCAATCCGCAATCCTGGGACGGCGCCTGGACCGCACAGAAACAATCCGGCGGCTGGTTTGCCTCTTTCAGCGACGAACAAATCCTGGCGGCGCAAAAAATGCTGTCAGCTTATGAGGGCATCTTCTGCGAACCGGCGTCAGCGACTTCGTTGGCCGGAGCCTTGTTCGACATCGGCAACGGCAATATTCCGGAAGGCAGCACCATCGTCTGCACCCTGACCGGCAATGGCATCAAAGACCCGGATACTGCGATCGCCCAATGCCGGGACGATCAGCCGGTGACGGTCGAAGCCAGTCTGGATGCAGTGAAAAGAGCGATTCTGGATAACATGTGA
- a CDS encoding homoserine dehydrogenase, which translates to MKPVRVGVLGLGTVGGGTVNVLKRNAEEIARRAGREIVVTRASARELNRARICDTQGIALTTDPFEIVNDPEIDVVVELIGGYDLAKQLVLTAIANGKHVVTANKALIALHGNEVFAEASKHGVMVLFEAAVAGGIPIIKAIREGLAGNRIKWLAGIINGTGNYILTEMRDKGRDFDDVLKEAQALGYAEADPTFDVEGIDAGHKLTILASIAFGIPLQFDKVFTEGITKITRLDVEYAEALGYRIKNLGIARKTDDGIELRVHPTLIPKRRLIANVDGVMNAVLVCGDAVGPTLYYGAGAGAEPTASAVVADLVDVVRAMTSDPENRVPHLAFQADAIADIPVLPADAIKTAYYLRLTAEDKPGVLADVSRILAAHHISIEALIQKEPPAGETSVPIIMLTQQTLEHEMNAAIADIEALATVSGKVARIRLETLG; encoded by the coding sequence TTGAAGCCGGTTAGAGTTGGAGTATTGGGGCTGGGCACCGTCGGCGGCGGTACCGTCAACGTGTTGAAACGCAATGCCGAAGAAATCGCCCGCCGTGCCGGCCGCGAAATCGTCGTGACGCGGGCGTCGGCACGTGAGTTGAATCGCGCCCGCATCTGCGACACCCAAGGCATTGCCTTGACCACCGATCCATTCGAAATTGTCAACGACCCGGAGATCGACGTCGTCGTTGAGCTGATTGGCGGTTACGACCTGGCGAAACAGCTGGTGTTGACCGCGATCGCCAACGGCAAACACGTCGTCACCGCCAACAAGGCGCTGATCGCATTGCACGGCAACGAGGTGTTCGCCGAAGCCAGCAAACACGGCGTGATGGTGTTGTTCGAAGCGGCCGTGGCTGGTGGCATACCCATTATCAAGGCCATCCGCGAAGGCTTGGCCGGCAACCGGATCAAATGGCTGGCCGGCATCATCAACGGCACCGGCAATTACATTCTCACCGAAATGCGCGACAAAGGCCGCGATTTCGACGACGTGCTGAAAGAGGCGCAAGCCCTGGGTTACGCCGAAGCCGACCCGACTTTCGACGTCGAAGGCATCGATGCCGGCCACAAGCTGACCATTCTGGCGTCGATCGCGTTCGGCATTCCGCTACAATTCGACAAAGTCTTCACCGAAGGCATTACCAAGATCACCCGGCTCGACGTGGAATATGCCGAGGCCCTGGGCTACCGGATCAAAAACCTGGGTATCGCCCGCAAAACCGACGACGGTATCGAGTTGCGGGTGCATCCGACCTTGATTCCGAAACGGCGCCTGATCGCCAATGTCGACGGCGTCATGAACGCGGTACTGGTTTGCGGTGACGCGGTCGGCCCGACTTTGTATTACGGCGCCGGTGCCGGTGCCGAACCGACCGCCTCAGCGGTGGTCGCCGATCTGGTCGATGTGGTCAGAGCGATGACCAGTGACCCGGAAAACCGGGTGCCGCATCTGGCGTTTCAAGCGGACGCCATCGCCGACATTCCGGTGCTGCCGGCCGACGCGATCAAAACCGCCTATTACCTGCGGTTGACCGCCGAGGACAAACCCGGCGTGTTGGCCGACGTCAGCCGCATTCTGGCGGCGCACCACATCAGCATCGAAGCCCTGATTCAAAAGGAGCCGCCGGCAGGCGAAACCTCGGTACCAATCATCATGCTGACTCAGCAGACGCTGGAACATGAAATGAACGCGGCGATTGCCGACATCGAAGCCCTGGCCACCGTCAGCGGCAAAGTCGCGCGCATTCGCCTGGAAACCTTAGGATAA